In the genome of Bacteroidota bacterium, one region contains:
- a CDS encoding MT-A70 family methyltransferase has translation MQKYNVISIDPPWQQKAGRKIDSYKKVGGKQIFNTSTNKTLNLPYNTLTVEQIQSVNIGELAADDCDLYVWVTNAYLPKVFAIIEAWGFRYSTTIVWAKNMFGGGLGGAFKINTEFLIYAKKGNLKALTTHKGTWFNIKRTYVNGYPKHSTKPTFFYELIEKISPGKKLEIFARNTRIGWDCFGNEVASTAPVTINS, from the coding sequence ATGCAAAAGTATAACGTAATAAGTATTGATCCGCCCTGGCAGCAAAAAGCCGGTCGTAAAATTGACAGCTACAAAAAAGTTGGTGGTAAACAAATTTTCAATACCAGCACCAATAAAACGCTAAACCTACCATACAACACACTAACTGTTGAGCAAATACAATCTGTTAATATTGGTGAGTTGGCTGCAGATGATTGCGATTTATACGTATGGGTAACAAACGCCTACCTGCCAAAAGTATTTGCCATAATTGAGGCCTGGGGTTTTCGTTATTCAACTACCATAGTTTGGGCCAAAAATATGTTTGGTGGTGGCCTTGGCGGTGCTTTTAAAATAAATACCGAGTTTTTAATTTATGCTAAAAAAGGCAATTTAAAAGCATTAACAACCCATAAGGGCACTTGGTTTAACATAAAGCGCACCTATGTAAATGGCTACCCCAAACACTCAACCAAGCCAACATTTTTTTACGAGTTAATAGAAAAAATTTCACCTGGTAAAAAGTTAGAAATATTTGCCCGCAATACCCGTATTGGTTGGGATTGTTTCGGCAATGAAGTTGCCAGCACAGCACCCGTAACCATTAATTCATAA
- the dcm gene encoding DNA (cytosine-5-)-methyltransferase yields MSTNKRNILVDVFSGVGGFALGFKNAGVPIHKHFFSEIDLHAIANYKYNFRNAQYLGSVKYVRHIINTINAYRRAGDTLIFVFGSPCQDFSMAGERAGLGGNKSSLIRFALFLIKWLKPDLYTWENVKGTFSSNAGADFWTIIKAFANCGAYNIEWQLLDTAWVLPQNRERIYIVGHATTGSTKKVFPIQENDRLFGKTFATEKRSSQAENCSTITHNFGSNADSTFIKVATNNAKGFEVAGPGDSINYSNINSTTRRGRVGKKPASTLDTHANLAVIDNTEQLRRLTEIECERLQGFPDNWTQYGYMPLKKISQNKFNTLTATEQIAVFQNTVKKPISSTQRYKQMGNAVTAEIVKKIAIKLELPA; encoded by the coding sequence ATGAGTACAAATAAGCGCAACATACTGGTTGATGTATTTAGTGGTGTGGGTGGTTTTGCCCTGGGCTTTAAAAATGCCGGAGTACCCATACATAAGCACTTTTTTAGTGAGATAGATTTACACGCAATAGCCAACTATAAATACAACTTTCGCAATGCACAATACCTCGGATCCGTTAAATATGTTCGACACATTATTAACACCATTAATGCCTACCGAAGAGCGGGCGACACCCTCATTTTCGTTTTCGGATCGCCTTGCCAGGATTTCTCAATGGCGGGAGAGCGTGCCGGCCTTGGCGGAAACAAATCAAGCCTTATCCGCTTTGCCCTCTTTCTTATCAAATGGCTTAAACCTGACCTATATACCTGGGAAAACGTTAAAGGAACATTCAGCAGCAACGCTGGCGCAGACTTTTGGACAATTATCAAAGCCTTTGCCAACTGTGGGGCATATAACATCGAATGGCAATTGCTTGATACAGCATGGGTATTACCCCAAAATAGAGAGCGGATTTATATTGTTGGACATGCTACAACAGGAAGTACCAAAAAAGTATTTCCTATCCAAGAAAATGATCGATTATTTGGAAAGACGTTCGCTACAGAAAAACGATCATCACAAGCCGAGAATTGTTCAACAATAACCCACAATTTTGGAAGTAATGCAGATAGTACTTTTATAAAAGTAGCAACTAATAATGCAAAAGGTTTTGAAGTAGCTGGCCCTGGTGATAGTATAAACTATAGCAACATAAATAGTACTACACGCAGGGGCAGAGTAGGAAAAAAACCTGCTTCCACATTAGATACCCATGCAAACTTAGCTGTAATTGATAATACAGAACAATTACGGAGGCTTACTGAAATAGAGTGCGAGCGGTTACAAGGCTTTCCTGATAACTGGACACAATACGGCTACATGCCACTAAAAAAAATAAGCCAAAACAAGTTTAACACCCTTACGGCCACGGAGCAAATAGCCGTGTTCCAAAACACCGTAAAAAAGCCCATTTCAAGCACCCAGCGTTACAAGCAAATGGGTAATGCAGTAACAGCCGAAATAGTAAAAAAAATAGCCATTAAACTAGAATTACCAGCATAA